From one Synechocystis sp. PCC 6803 substr. PCC-P genomic stretch:
- the rplI gene encoding 50S ribosomal protein L9 → MAKRVKVVLNETINKLGFTGDLVEVAPGYARNYLIPKGLGVVATPGILRQVEQRRLKELERLKAEKDAAEARKVALETIGRFVIKKQVGEAEAIFGTVTTQEVADAVEAATNQSLDRRGISLPDIHKTGFYQAQIKLHPEVIATVEVQVAPL, encoded by the coding sequence ATGGCAAAGCGAGTCAAGGTCGTTTTAAACGAAACTATCAATAAACTAGGTTTCACCGGCGATTTAGTGGAAGTGGCCCCCGGTTATGCCCGGAACTATCTCATTCCCAAGGGTCTGGGAGTGGTGGCCACCCCTGGTATTTTGCGCCAGGTGGAACAAAGAAGGCTCAAGGAACTAGAACGGCTTAAAGCGGAAAAAGATGCCGCTGAAGCCCGCAAAGTGGCCCTGGAAACCATCGGTCGATTTGTGATCAAAAAACAAGTAGGGGAAGCGGAAGCTATTTTTGGTACCGTTACCACCCAGGAAGTGGCCGATGCAGTGGAAGCGGCTACCAACCAAAGTCTCGATCGCCGGGGCATCAGTCTGCCGGATATCCACAAAACTGGTTTTTACCAAGCCCAAATCAAACTGCACCCCGAAGTCATCGCTACGGTGGAAGTGCAAGTTGCTCCCCTATAA
- the murF gene encoding UDP-N-acetylmuramoyl-tripeptide--D-alanyl-D-alanine ligase, whose protein sequence is MNSKLSLFDIRTFLESCLLSVTNLSEDIRINNICTDTRSLVSGDLFLALRGESFDGHSFIPQALTAGAIAVVTDRPVEGLGETVAQFLVEDTLVAYQHIAAGWRQRFTIPIIGVTGSVGKTTTKELIAAVLSQFGNVHKTRANYNNEIGVPKTLLELSPDHDFAIVEMAMRGRGQIALLADIAKPTIGLITNVGTAHIGLLGSELAIAEAKCELLAHQPPESTAILNRDNALLMETAQRFWQGKTITYGLEGGDVHGTVDGENLILDGVSLPLPLAGVHNASNYLAAIAVAQCLGLDWQQLQSGLTVELPKGRARRYQWGQDVVLLDETYNAGLESMLASLDLLANTPGKRRLAVLGAMKELGDYGPTFHQRVGAKVKALGLDGLFLLANDPNTDAIAAGANGVETQSFSDGPSLVAALKTTLQPGDRLLFKASNSVGLGAVVSQLLAENPTSV, encoded by the coding sequence ATGAACTCCAAACTTTCCCTATTTGACATCCGTACATTCCTAGAAAGTTGTCTATTGTCTGTTACCAATCTTTCCGAGGATATACGGATAAATAATATTTGCACCGATACAAGATCTTTGGTGTCAGGGGACCTATTTCTTGCCTTGCGGGGGGAAAGTTTTGATGGCCATAGCTTCATTCCCCAGGCCTTGACGGCGGGGGCGATCGCCGTGGTGACGGATCGGCCAGTGGAGGGATTAGGGGAGACGGTGGCCCAATTTTTAGTGGAAGATACTTTGGTGGCCTATCAACACATCGCAGCGGGATGGCGACAACGGTTTACCATTCCCATCATTGGGGTAACCGGTTCTGTGGGTAAGACCACCACCAAAGAATTAATTGCGGCGGTGTTGTCCCAGTTTGGCAATGTGCATAAAACCAGAGCTAATTACAACAATGAAATTGGGGTGCCGAAAACTTTGTTGGAACTATCCCCAGACCATGATTTTGCCATTGTGGAAATGGCCATGCGGGGTCGGGGGCAAATTGCTCTTTTGGCGGATATTGCCAAGCCCACCATCGGTTTAATTACTAACGTTGGCACTGCCCACATTGGTCTTTTAGGCTCGGAGTTGGCGATCGCCGAAGCCAAGTGTGAATTACTAGCCCACCAACCGCCCGAGAGCACCGCCATTCTCAATCGGGATAATGCTTTGTTAATGGAGACAGCCCAACGGTTTTGGCAGGGAAAAACCATTACCTATGGCCTAGAAGGGGGAGATGTGCACGGGACAGTGGATGGGGAAAATTTAATCCTTGATGGAGTTAGTTTGCCTTTGCCCCTAGCCGGTGTCCACAATGCCTCTAATTACCTAGCGGCGATCGCCGTGGCCCAATGTTTAGGGTTGGACTGGCAGCAGTTACAGTCGGGGCTGACGGTGGAGTTACCCAAGGGGCGGGCCCGTCGTTACCAATGGGGCCAGGACGTGGTTCTATTGGATGAAACCTATAACGCTGGCTTGGAATCCATGTTGGCATCCTTGGATTTATTGGCCAATACCCCTGGGAAGCGACGTTTAGCAGTGCTGGGGGCGATGAAGGAACTGGGAGATTATGGCCCGACATTTCACCAACGGGTGGGGGCCAAAGTGAAAGCCCTAGGTTTAGACGGTCTTTTCCTATTAGCCAATGATCCCAATACCGATGCCATTGCCGCCGGGGCTAACGGTGTGGAGACCCAATCCTTCAGCGATGGGCCTAGTTTAGTGGCAGCCCTAAAAACTACCCTCCAACCAGGCGATCGCCTCCTGTTTAAAGCATCCAATTCCGTCGGTCTAGGGGCTGTGGTCAGTCAGTTGTTGGCAGAAAATCCCACTTCGGTTTAA
- a CDS encoding cytochrome c, whose amino-acid sequence MAPVIEKSPTVATVNASPTGIWIMAGIVSLVILAVALFSFMNFDPYVSQVLALKGDADRGRAIFQANCAVCHGIQADGYIGPSLWGVSQRRSQSHIIHQVVSGQTPPMPQFEPNPQEMADLLNYLKTL is encoded by the coding sequence ATGGCCCCTGTAATCGAAAAAAGTCCAACTGTTGCCACGGTAAATGCTTCCCCCACTGGGATATGGATTATGGCAGGCATTGTTTCCCTGGTGATATTGGCAGTGGCTTTGTTTAGTTTTATGAACTTTGACCCCTATGTAAGCCAGGTACTCGCTCTCAAAGGAGATGCGGATAGGGGTCGGGCCATTTTTCAAGCTAACTGTGCAGTTTGCCATGGCATCCAAGCTGACGGTTACATTGGCCCCAGTCTTTGGGGGGTATCCCAACGGCGGTCCCAGAGCCACATCATTCATCAGGTGGTGAGTGGTCAAACTCCTCCCATGCCCCAGTTTGAACCCAATCCCCAGGAGATGGCGGATTTATTGAATTACCTCAAAACCCTCTGA
- a CDS encoding tetratricopeptide repeat protein, which produces MVNHGYPLGRSLLSIAMAMLGALSLVFPLPLLTQDMVDSERSLPLLGDHPLEERLIDGMDEGIKKNYRGAIAIFTELILLDPSYADAYFNRGIARARIADYQGAITDHSQAITLNPQLAEAYKARGKIYWQLGEQAQAIADLEAALALFSDQENLVSQREAWEQLQTWHGNP; this is translated from the coding sequence ATGGTTAACCATGGTTATCCCCTAGGCCGCTCCCTCTTGTCCATAGCTATGGCTATGTTGGGGGCATTGTCATTGGTTTTTCCCTTGCCTCTGTTAACCCAAGACATGGTTGACAGTGAGCGTTCCCTGCCATTGCTGGGGGACCATCCCCTGGAGGAAAGGTTAATTGATGGCATGGATGAGGGGATCAAAAAAAATTACCGGGGGGCGATCGCCATTTTTACGGAATTAATTCTGCTAGATCCTAGCTATGCTGATGCCTATTTTAATCGGGGTATTGCCCGGGCCAGAATAGCGGACTACCAAGGGGCGATCACCGACCACAGCCAGGCCATTACCCTAAACCCCCAATTGGCCGAAGCCTACAAAGCTAGGGGGAAAATTTATTGGCAATTAGGAGAGCAAGCCCAAGCCATTGCTGACCTAGAAGCGGCCCTAGCCCTTTTCTCTGACCAGGAAAATCTTGTGAGCCAACGGGAAGCCTGGGAACAACTGCAAACATGGCATGGTAATCCTTAA
- a CDS encoding B12-binding domain-containing radical SAM protein, whose amino-acid sequence MRALLIYPLFPPTFWSYEKILELVGRKVLLPPLGLITVAGILPQEWEFKLVDRNVRNVTEAEWDWAEVVIISGMIVQRDDMVENIKEAKAHGKLVAVGGPFATSVPDEVQNAGADFLILDEGEITLPLFVEALERGETAGIIRAQEKPDVTTTPIPRYDLLELDAYDSMSVQFSRGCPFQCEFCDIIVLYGRKPRTKEPAQLLRELDYLYELGWRRSVFMVDDNFIGNKRNVKLLLKELKVWQEEHQYPFRFNTEASVDLADDQELMDLMVECYFDAVFLGIETPDEESLEFTKKFQNTRNSLADSVDKIIKAGLRPMAGFIIGFDGEKQGAGDRIVRFAEQTAIPTTTFAMLQALPNTALWHRLKRENRLLDESKGNINQTTLMNFIPTRPLEDIANEYVEAFWELYDPHGYLDRNYRCFLKLGAPKCKTAFKLPNLVDLKALAIVIWRQGVKRDTRFRFWHHAFGILRHNPAVFEHYITLCAHNEHFLQYREIVRQEIGEQLRDYLSRQQQDKVEETVLSPTAIAAETEKVLAS is encoded by the coding sequence ATGCGCGCCCTATTAATCTATCCGTTGTTTCCCCCTACTTTCTGGTCCTACGAAAAAATTCTGGAGCTAGTGGGTCGGAAGGTTTTATTGCCTCCCCTAGGGTTGATCACCGTGGCGGGCATTCTCCCTCAAGAATGGGAGTTTAAGCTGGTGGACCGCAATGTCCGCAATGTGACCGAAGCGGAATGGGATTGGGCGGAAGTAGTAATCATTTCCGGCATGATTGTCCAGCGGGATGACATGGTGGAAAACATCAAGGAAGCTAAGGCCCACGGTAAGTTGGTCGCAGTGGGAGGCCCCTTTGCCACGTCAGTACCGGATGAAGTGCAGAATGCCGGAGCAGACTTTTTGATTTTGGACGAAGGGGAAATTACCCTACCCCTGTTTGTGGAAGCGTTGGAGCGGGGGGAAACAGCAGGTATTATCCGGGCCCAAGAAAAACCCGACGTTACCACTACCCCCATTCCCCGCTATGACCTGCTGGAATTGGATGCCTACGATTCCATGTCGGTGCAGTTTTCCCGGGGTTGTCCTTTCCAGTGTGAATTTTGCGACATTATTGTCCTCTACGGCCGTAAGCCTCGCACCAAGGAACCAGCCCAGTTACTCAGGGAATTGGATTATCTTTACGAGTTGGGTTGGCGGCGATCGGTGTTTATGGTGGATGACAATTTCATCGGCAATAAGCGCAACGTTAAATTACTGCTCAAGGAACTGAAAGTTTGGCAGGAAGAGCACCAATATCCCTTTAGATTCAACACTGAAGCCTCGGTGGATTTGGCCGATGACCAGGAATTAATGGATTTGATGGTGGAGTGCTATTTTGATGCGGTCTTTTTGGGCATTGAAACCCCCGATGAAGAGAGTTTAGAATTCACCAAAAAATTCCAAAATACCCGTAATTCCCTCGCGGACTCCGTTGATAAAATCATCAAAGCTGGTCTGCGACCCATGGCGGGCTTCATCATCGGTTTTGATGGGGAAAAACAGGGGGCTGGCGATCGCATTGTCCGTTTTGCGGAACAGACGGCCATTCCCACCACCACCTTTGCCATGCTCCAGGCTTTACCCAACACAGCCCTGTGGCATCGACTAAAACGGGAAAATCGCCTGCTGGATGAGAGCAAAGGCAACATCAACCAAACCACGTTGATGAACTTTATTCCCACTCGCCCCTTGGAAGACATTGCCAACGAGTATGTGGAGGCTTTCTGGGAGTTATACGATCCCCATGGCTATTTAGACCGCAATTACCGTTGTTTTCTCAAGCTGGGGGCACCGAAATGCAAGACCGCTTTCAAACTCCCCAATTTAGTGGATTTAAAGGCTTTGGCGATTGTAATTTGGCGGCAGGGCGTTAAACGGGACACTAGGTTCCGCTTCTGGCACCATGCTTTCGGTATTTTGCGCCATAATCCCGCCGTGTTTGAGCACTACATCACCCTTTGCGCCCATAACGAACATTTCCTCCAATACCGGGAAATTGTCCGCCAGGAAATTGGTGAACAATTGCGAGATTATCTCAGCCGCCAACAACAGGACAAAGTAGAAGAAACAGTTCTCAGTCCAACGGCGATCGCCGCAGAAACAGAAAAAGTTCTAGCTAGTTAA
- a CDS encoding fatty acid desaturase → MTATIPPLTPTVTPSNPDRPIADLKLQDIIKTLPKECFEKKASKAWASVLITLGAIAVGYLGIIYLPWYCLPITWIWTGTALTGAFVVGHDCGHRSFAKKRWVNDLVGHIAFAPLIYPFHSWRLLHDHHHLHTNKIEVDNAWDPWSVEAFQASPAIVRLFYRAIRGPFWWTGSIFHWSLMHFKLSNFAQRDRNKVKLSIAVVFLFAAIAFPALIITTGVWGFVKFWLMPWLVYHFWMSTFTIVHHTIPEIRFRPAADWSAAEAQLNGTVHCDYPRWVEVLCHDINVHIPHHLSVAIPSYNLRLAHGSLKENWGPFLYERTFNWQLMQQISGQCHLYDPEHGYRTFGSLKKV, encoded by the coding sequence ATGACTGCCACGATTCCCCCGTTGACACCAACGGTAACGCCCAGCAATCCCGATCGCCCGATTGCGGATCTCAAACTACAAGACATCATTAAAACCCTGCCCAAGGAATGCTTCGAGAAAAAAGCGAGCAAAGCCTGGGCTTCTGTTTTGATTACCCTAGGGGCGATCGCCGTGGGCTATTTGGGCATTATTTATCTGCCCTGGTACTGCTTGCCCATTACCTGGATCTGGACAGGGACAGCCTTAACGGGGGCCTTCGTTGTCGGCCATGACTGTGGCCATCGCTCCTTTGCTAAAAAACGCTGGGTCAATGATTTAGTGGGACATATCGCTTTTGCTCCCCTCATCTACCCTTTCCATAGCTGGCGCCTACTCCACGACCACCATCACCTCCACACCAACAAAATTGAGGTTGATAACGCCTGGGATCCCTGGAGTGTGGAAGCTTTCCAAGCCAGCCCGGCGATCGTCCGGCTTTTTTATCGGGCCATCCGGGGTCCCTTCTGGTGGACTGGTTCCATTTTCCATTGGAGCTTAATGCACTTCAAACTTTCCAACTTTGCCCAAAGGGACCGCAATAAAGTCAAATTATCCATTGCCGTTGTCTTCCTGTTTGCGGCGATCGCCTTTCCTGCCCTAATTATCACCACAGGGGTGTGGGGTTTCGTCAAATTTTGGCTAATGCCCTGGTTGGTGTATCACTTTTGGATGAGCACTTTTACCATTGTGCACCACACCATTCCCGAAATTCGTTTCCGTCCCGCCGCCGATTGGAGTGCCGCCGAAGCCCAGTTAAATGGTACTGTTCACTGCGATTATCCCCGTTGGGTGGAAGTGCTCTGCCATGACATCAACGTCCATATTCCCCACCACCTCTCCGTTGCCATCCCTTCCTATAACCTACGACTAGCCCACGGAAGTTTAAAAGAAAACTGGGGACCTTTTCTTTACGAGCGCACCTTTAACTGGCAATTAATGCAACAAATTAGTGGGCAATGTCATTTATATGACCCCGAACATGGCTACCGCACCTTCGGCTCCCTGAAAAAAGTTTAA